In the Anomalospiza imberbis isolate Cuckoo-Finch-1a 21T00152 chromosome 3, ASM3175350v1, whole genome shotgun sequence genome, AAACCAAGGTCTGCACTGAGGACACAACTCCTTGTGACAATGTGAGGCATAGCTTAAGGGCAGAAGGTCAAGAGAGCAGATATTTTTATGACAAAGTAGATTACACACTAAAATTGATTTAGAGGATGCTCCTCATTCATTAACTTTGTGTACTGGTTGATGTCCTCAGGAGAAGCGGACTGTTCCTTCTGGGAGCAGAAAAGGAAGCACTAGTAGGACTGTGGCTGTGTAATGCCATTGCATGTCCATAGTCTGTTAGTAGATAAAAGGCAGATAAAAGTTTTCCCACCCCCAGCCTTTGCTTCAAGCTACTGTGCACTGCCAGCTTTTAGGCTGAGCTATTTAAAAACTACTACTGCCCATGTGACATTGCATGATAATGTATGCACTCTTCTGACCTTGCTATCACCAGTGCAGTCTTGGATGACTATAGATAGGAACTGCAAAATTTTAGAAGCAAGGTATTTGGGGTACACTGTAAAAGACAGACTTAAAGCAATGGTACCATTAAACTcttgataataataataataatttaaaaaagagatATGAAATTCAATATAAACGCTGTTGAAAATATGGGGAATGGTGAATAGAAAGTGAAGGCTATAATATCTAAAAGGTGTCTTTCCAAACTTTCTGTGAGGCAtcaaaagcttttgaaaatttgaGAAGTCTCCTTAGATCATCCCATGACTTCCTATTTATGTTCCTATCTATTTCCTTCACTTGGAATaaattttctcagtttttcctCACTTCTCAGTGTGCATGTGTAACCATGGTAAATTTTTTTGCATAACTTCAGTCGTATATTTCTGTTAATTCAAAGTTTAATATAGAATAGCATCTATACCTCCCCTACATTGTCCCCTTTCTCTTTATCCAAGTGGTTCAAGTTGCATGACACAAGCCAGCTTAGTTTATCTACCTGCCTTCTGTGGAATAGATACCTACACCCCTTTTAAAGAAATAGCAGTTACCTGCAGAAATTGCTGACTGCATGCTTGGCTTGGTTCCTGGCATCATTCTGGTCTTCCCCACCAGCCACATAGAGAAATCCATCCATCACTGTGACACACTGATTAAAACTTTTAGCAGGCATTTCACTTAGCTTCTTCCATCCATTTTCAGGATCTCTGTATAAGATATCTCTGCTAAGAGACTTTTCTGTTAAAGCAGGGCGTCCCCCAACAGTAACTAAGACTCTGAAACCTCCACGGATCCTTGTTCTTCTGGACTGAAGTGTATTCTGGTGATAGGGAAGCAAGTGATAGTTCATGGCATCCACAAGGAGCTTATGGCAGTCTGCATCTTGCATCATTCTTGGCACAGTTTGAACATAATTGACAAGGTCTTGGGCTGAGATGGTACCAAAACGGATATTACTTAAGAGGTTGGCAGCAAACTTTACTCTTTTTTGGTCAAATTCCAGCCATTTTATTGCAATCTGGAATGCAACAATTTCAGAAGGCAACTGTAAGTCATCATCTGCCAGAAGTTCATTAATCTGATCAAAAGTAAGTTTTAGGAACTGATCAGTTTCTGAAAATTCAATAAAGTTGTCTTTAATAAATTTGTGCGCTGCTTCCTTGGTTGTTTTTAGTCCATATGTTTCTGCAATATTGGCAATGTACATACAGTTCTCAACACTGATTTCTTGGACAAGAAAATCACAGCACATCTTTGTAAGGGTGTGAATCTGTAGATAAATTGCTGTGGAAATAATACTACCTATTGTGTAAAGTGAGAGAGTAAGTTTTCCAGTGTAAGCATAGGTGATAACAGTAGCTAGACCCACTGGGGACACATCATTGAGATCCACTCTTTGAGTGGATGGATCTTTCTTTAAGATGTTGTGAAAGTATTCACTGCTTGAAGCCATCACTACCTTATGAACACTGAATGATTTGGTTTTGGTACTGATAGTCAAGTCACAAAGGAAATTTTCTTGTCTCATTTTGCTTAGACCTTCCAACAGGTTTGGGCAGTACGATGGGTCGGAAACCTCAGATGAGATGCAGCTGAAACCATTTCCTCCTTCCAAGAGTCCATTCAAGCCATTTAGTTTACTGAGGGGGCCATCTTCCACAATGATAGTAGTTTCGTTGATAtctgctttgttctttttcaCATTCTTCTTCTTCGGGGCCATGACTGCAATGAAATATTACAGCCAAGCacttgctaaaaataaaattaaacaccacagttgtgaaatttaattgctaTGTGATTATGCAACAAATCTAATATTTGTCAATACATATAATgccacaaaaccaaacacacagGATAATCTGTCTTCCTAAATTGTAGGTTGCAGCATGGCTGCTTATTAATAATCACCAATACTCCAACTGTGAAGAATATACCTACAAGTAATTCAGTaattcctttttgttttaaataacaaGATCATAAATTAACATTCACCTATTATCACCACATTCAGAGAGTTAAATTCTCTAAATGGGTTTGCCAGAGTGTAGAATTTTGTATATACTTATTTAAATCAGACAGGTTCTAGACCTGAATTCATTATCCTGAAGCATAGGAAAGATACGGGCCCCCAACTTTATTCATCCTTACTCCAGGGCTGCTACAGACTTACAGGTGAGTTCAGAACTTGACCAGGAAATACTAAGAATGGGAAAAATtcttaaagaaacaaaagccaGATGAGACATAAAGAGAAAGAGGATTTTGATATGATGTCAGATTGATTTGAGATTTAGGTCCTGCTTGAAACCGCTTCCAGGTTTTTGTAACTTTTGGTTTTATAGACTGATAGTGTTCTATTTCCTGTGTCAGATGCACAAATACTTTCTGCTCATAGTATCATACTTTAATCACTTTGCAGTATCAGTAATTTGAAATCTATAATCCTACTTGTAGGATTTTGTGGAGATTTAGGGAGAAGATATTTAACTTCTATTTGAAAAAATGTCACACACACTCTATCAGGATGTGTTATTTTAAACAAGTTCTGCATAGGGAAGGTAAGAATCAATCCCATAGTTATGTTAGAAcacatattttaattatatatcAACTCTAGGTGAGCTCTCAATTAAATAAAGAGCCCCTTTTTTGTCAAATGTGATGTAAGACAGCCCCTAGTAACCAAGGAGTTACTTGAACAAATAAATGCATGTGCAAATATACTTGAAGGAAAGCACTGATCTTCAGTAACACGATTTAAACAGAATTGTGGAGATCAGCATTCAAATAGATTCAAACATAGTATTTATCTCCAGTATATCCATTatgattttaaaacaatttacaCATGCTAATTTTCTTTGTGATCCTTGCAGTCATAAAAACTCGAACATGAAAAAATGCTAATTAATGATAAATCAAATGACTAGTTTATTGTAGATAATTAAATCAAAAGACTTCAGTAATATTTCAGTCTAGAATCTCAGCACATCATTTCTTCCTTAAGCACAGAGCATGTAACAAAATGGTAATTTAATTATAGAAAGGAATGGTTACTGCCTGTGAGCACCAgcagtttgctgctgctgctgctgctgggtgacCGCCATGTGCAGAGCAGGCGAGGGAGAGGGCCATGTGTGTCCAGAGTGTCAGTGTCAGCCTGTGCTGACGTGAGCTGTGATCCCTGATATGCCAGTGTGCCAGCACAGGGGTCAGCTGCTGCCCGGCTCCCCCGCTCTGACTGCATTCCAGGGGCTGCATCTGTTGAGACCTATCAGAGTCACCTCCCAGAATAGCAACCTCCCAGCAGCTTGCCATTTTAAGACAGGTTCAGTTGAAGGTATAGCTGGTGTTTTAGTATACTTGGTTGTTTAACACAACTTTTGTTGCAAAAACCCGATGATGTTGCAAGTGTCGCAAATATTTGTTGGcatgaaaagaagcaaaacaaaacttttgGATAACTTTGTATGTTATACACACAGTTTTAGCTTTGCATATTAATAGTCACAATTTTAAAGTCGGTGAGGGCATATTCTTTTGGCAGCCTTATTGTTGTTCTAAGTATTTTTAGAGATCTGTaacttaaaatttttaatacATGTAGCACTTAATGCTTATTGCCTCATTGCAGAGCTGATTTAAACACAACATTTTAAGCTCTCTGTTCAAAAACGCTCACTATCCAAAGTCTTTTCCTGAGAAACGCTTTTTCATCAGCAGAAATTTCACAAGCTAGCTTTCAGTGTACAAGCACTGTAAGTGACAGGACATGCAAACCTACTGAAACAAATCAAACAATCCTATTATAAAACGAAGTTACTGAACTTTGAAAACCCTGAGCGATTTGGTTTTCTATGATTGTTTGCTTTTACCTACTTTATTCTAGCTTAAGTATCAGTCATGCCAAAGAACACTTGGGGTCCCAAAATAATGCATTATACCAACCAGCCTCCCCCTGCTTTAAAATGCCACCTTCTAAAAACTATCAAAGTGAGGAGTTAAAAACCTCTTACCCTCCTCAGAAAGATACTGTCCCAGAGCTGTCCGTGAAAATGCCTCTTCCTTGGAAAATGCGAACACAGAAAGAGAGGAACACAGAAAGAGTGGGGAAAAATGAGTGAGAAAGATCAGAGGCCACTTAAGTCTCAGCTCACTGGTTTTCAGTGAGGCACTTCACTGTCACAGTGAGCTCTCGACTGGAGCCTGTGCTCGGGTGCTCTTTAAAATGACCCCTCCTCTCCATGCCTTgctccctgcctctgcccagccacaggagCTCAGCTTCCCTGGGCTGCCTGGCTACTGGAATTCAGGAGGACAAGCCTGGATCCTGCAAATGCACAGATAcaggggaggaaagggagggggaagtGAAAATAACTACAGCAGGAGTCAGGTAAGTGTAGTTACCTGTAGTTAACTGCAGTCAGCCTCAGGTAAATGTAGGGTGAACCACTGGGttcagctcccagctgggagcctgtGCAAAAGCCCTACGGTTAGGGAAGGGCACAGGTTTAGACTGGACACAAGGAAGACACTttatgatgagggtggtgaggcactggaacaggttgcccaaagaagctgtggatgccccatccctggaagtgttcaaggccaggttggacggaACTTTAAAAAACTTTGTCTAGCAGAAGAtgtcccatggcaggggggttggaactataTGGTCTTTGAAGGCCCCATCAAAACCCATTcaatgattattattattattattattctatGACCTAAAATAACCCACAGAAAACACCATGGAAATTCTGGCACTTTACACTTAGATTTTCCATGCTTAACTCCAGGCAGAGGAAAGGAGACCAGCTGATGGGGATTCAGTCATGTTCTGTTTTGTGGAGTTAAATCACTCCTTCCATAAAGACTTGCCTCAGCTTTCAAAGATTATGGCTCACATCGTGATACATTTTCAGAGATGTGAACTTTGATCTTCTGTCTCTCGTGTGTATCCTGACTTGGGGGTTATACTATACACTGGAATAATTTATCTCCGCATCCTTGCCAGGCAACTTCAAGAAGCCAAACCTCCACATCCCAGGAGAATTTCATCCCATGGGAGAGACAAAAGAGTGCAAGTGGGAAGGGAAGAGTACTGCGGGAAGTGGAAGTCTGAGAACAGGAAGATTGTCTCTTGACTGTGCATTGTACAACGTTTAATCATACAGATTTATTTGGCTGCCTTCAGGCTCAGATGGGCTTTTACAACAACCGCTGCAAAGTAACACTTATCATTTTGAACAAAAGGGCATTGCTGTGTGGGTGGAGGTAAGAATGCAAAAACGGAATAGGAAATTAGAGTCAGTCAAATGTGTGAAGTGAGAGTGGATGAGAGGGACATAAGGCTCAGCCCTCCTAACAGCAACAAGGTAACCAgctttccttttgaaaaataGGGTCACAGCTACGAAAAACTAAGGACAAAGACTCCTTTTCATAGAATCACGGAATACAAGGTTGGAAGGAATACCAAGGATCACCTGGTCCTACCTTTCTTGGCAAAAGCATTGTCTTGAAAACGTGGCCCAGCTCCCTCTTCAGGCAAATCTTACAAGTGTCCAACCTTGGGACACTTAGTTCACCACTTAGTTCCCTGTGGAGATTGTATTATCATTGTGAAAAATTTTCTTGTGTCAAATCATAATCTTCTGAGGAGTAATTTGTAGCCGTCCTCCTTCACCTTTTCCTTGTGATTTCCTTCAAAAAGGGAGTCTCCATCTACTATTTTGTCGTGGTTTGATACTGGCcaaatgccaggcacccacaaGAGTCACTCGCTCACCTTGCCCGAGAAGACAAAAATAACGAAGGTTTGCTGAGTGAGATAAGGACCgggagaaatatttcaagggCAAACCAGGCTCAACTTAAGTtgcaaagtgaatttattactaacaaaatcagaggaggataatgagaaataaaacaaaccctTAAAACACTGTTTCCcagtccctccctccttcccaccggCAGCGCAGGAAGACAGGGCACGGGGGTTTGGTCAGTTCGTCACCTgaggttttcttctgctgctcagggagaagagTCCCTCTCACGGGAGAGGTAGGGACTTCATTAACTTCTCTGGCATGGTTCTCTTCTCAGGAGCAgcagtcctcccaaaactgctgcaatgTGAGTCCCTCCCACGGGCAGACAGTCCTCCCGAAACTGCTGCGatgtgggtcactcttccacagggtgcagtcctccaaggacaggctgctccagcctggaagcaagGGCTCTCCCTCTCCATTCGGGTCTCCCACaagatcacagcctcctccaggcattcACCTACTCCAGTGTGGACACCTCCCCCACGgcctgcaggtggatctctgcattccctgtggatccccgtgagctgcaggtggatctgCAAACGCACTAATCTGAATGTATTGGGTAATCACACCAGTAATGCCTTTAGGAAGGGTGAAATTCCTTATGCAGACAGGAGGTAAATGTGAAAGCATACTGAATTTCAGTGAGAACTGCAGTCTTTTCAAGAAAAGAGGTGGAAAAGAAATGTAGGGGTTTTTTAAGCTGCTGAATTAATGTAAAAACAACATGGTTAGGAACAAATGCACAGGGCTTGATTTCACAGCGACGGCTCTGAGTTACTGTGTTCAGCAAGGCACCCAGCCCCAGTGGGTCACTCAGACCTCCCCCTGTACTTGATCATCTCCTCCCACTTTCTTGCCTAGTTTTGCAGTCAAGCCTCATTGATCCATCCTCTGAAATCCTCACCAGGCTCTTCTCCTGAGCTCAAACAAAGCCTATTCCTCTTTCTGGTTTCAATCTTCCCTTGGAAACTCACTAAGCATTGCAGTAGGGCATAGGGAGGTCCTTAAAGGTTAGAAGAGAGTTTGCAAGCCTTCAGCAGAGCTGATAGTACAACACACCCCTTGAGCATGCAGTGTGAGAGCAATTTTTGGAGCAATATTTGTGTGTATGTCAAGCTGACTTCTTCCTAAGAGTAGTCATGCATCAatgccaaacaaaaaaatatttatagtaATCAGCATTGACTGCAGTTTTGAAGGACTGAGTAAACTTGGAATTCTTTCCTCTTGACAGTTATGACAAGCAATATGAAAAATGCTGCAGTTAGGTCTgggctaaaaatatttttcttgttctaGGAAAACTTTTgagattttaaattttgtttttgcTGTCTTGAAATCATGATTTTTCAGAATAATTGGGCAGCAAGAATGCCTTCCTCATCCCAGGAAATCCAGTAGTTTGATAATTAGGCTTTCAAACAAAATCTGAGAATTCCAGCTTCAATCACATAATCCGTATGACAATCTGACCCTCAATTTCCCCACTCAGTAATGACTTTAATCATAATGCTGGTGTGGGGTGAATTCTTCTGAAGATTTCTTCTGCATAAATGCCACTCTGTATAAACAATGTTATACTATTTGGACCAGAAAACAGAAGAGTGACTAGCTGTGAATGGCCTATTTTAAGGTAGGGTTGACGAAGCCTCTACATTCTGTGAAGATGACTTAATTatttctataaaataaaaacatgagtATGGTAACTGGAGAGACAGTCTGCACCACAGacctggatttattttttccatttccaacTGGAGTGCTCTACCTACTGTATTGCCCTATCAGCTATTTTGGTTTCTCTGCTGATGAATTTGTTATAAAGGGTGCCAAGCTGTAATAAGATCTATTTTGCAAGAGAAGCAATCCTAACGTGCAAACACCAGACTTTTGCCTACTTAAAATTCCGTTGTAGTTCAGACTGGATGCACTTTCTTCAACACTTCCTTCAAACACCACTTTAACGAGTGAAAAGTGTTCTGTGTACCTATTATTATTACATCTATAGGAATTTCACAGGAAATTCTGCAAACACACATTTTTAGGAGGGACTCATGCATCTTGGCAGTCTTACAAGCACATGCTCAGCCCCAGCAAGCTCCATGGCAGAGATCTCGCTTCAGATGTGCAGTTCGCGCAGCGCAAAGACTGATTCCTTGTCATAAGCCTTTTAGGTAATCCATGGGAGAGCCCTGCTGAAAGTTGTGGGGTCCAGAAGTGCTCAGACCACCCCCGcgcaaacaaacaaacaaaaacaacccaaaaaaccacccaaaaaaccccaaccaaacaaacaaaaaaggcaggacctaaagaaaaagatgtccccttttattttaaaagaaaataaacaattcTAGAGGTAATAAGTTTTTAAGTGATCCCAAACCAGTAAGTTTCAAAGCATTCTACTAAAGTGAAAAATCAGCCCGAGTCAGTACTGCAGTGGGCTGCCTGCGGGCGCCAGTCGCGGCTTCATGAATGGCTCGGCCTCGCCACCGCAACACCAGGCACCCTTCCACCAGGCACCCTTCCACCAGGGACGCCACGGGCCTCGGGGCTGCTGCATGTAACAGGACAGATGTGCACCAGCAAGTGACACTGTCCGTGTCCCACCTGCCGCACGCAGCACAGGGCCCGCCCGCGGCTGGCACGGCCGCCCCCACGGGCTCgccctggcagggacacagcGCACAGCGCCGTGGCCTTCCCTGGGCAGGCCGCTCCTGCCCCATCTCCGCGGGCTCGCCCCAGCTGCGCTGGGCTTGCTCCGTACCGCACTGTGCGCTCAAATGGGGCCCAGCGGGGCAGAGAAAGGCAGCGGTGCGCGCCGCTACAGCTGGTAGCTGGGGAGCGAACAACCAGCCCGGCCGCCGTGAACGACCAATGGCGGAGGGGGCGCGGCCACAAGAACGCCGGGCGGCGACAGCGGAGCCCCGGCGGCGGTGCCGAGGCCGAGGCGGAGAAGGGGTGGAGCTGCGGCGGTGCCAAGGCGGAGAAAGGGCGGAgtggcggcggtggcggcggtgGCGGTGCCATGGCGGAGAAAGGGCGGAGCAGCGGCCGTGCCATGGCGGTGAAGGGGCGGAGCGCTGCGCggaggctgctggagctgcaggagctgcaggagctgcaggagcggCTGCGCTCTGCGCAGCAGCCCGCGGAGGTACCCGGTCCGCGGATCAAACGCGGCCGCTGCTGGGCTGTTATTTCTGTGTTCATAAGAGCTTTTCTGTGCCAAATAGGCGCTTCTGCTTGGTTTTAGCGGCACGCATCAGAGAGGAGCGGGGCCTGTCACGCCCTGCCTTGTTCTTCGTGGTCCAAGGAGGACTAAGCCGTTCTTCCGAAACAACCCCTGTAGGGTGGCCAGGCTGCTCAGTAGCTGCGAGGGGTAGCTGAGGGACACCTGAAGCAGGCAGAGATGAGTGGGGAGCGCcatcagagcagggctggggctgcaccgGCCTTCGGAGGTGCAGAGGGGACACCCCCGGACTGTGGGGCAGAGGGGACCGAGGCGCAGAGGGGACACCCCCgggctgtggggcacagggaacCAAGGCGCAGAGGGGACACCCCCGGGCTGTGGGGCAGAGGGGACCAAGGCGCAGAGGGGACACCCCCgggctgtggggcacagggaacCAAGGCGCAGAGGGGACACCCCCgggctgtggggcacagggaacCAAGGCGCAGAGGGGACACCCCCgggctgtggggcacaggggaccAAGGCGCAGAGGGGACACCCCCgggctgtggggcacagggaacCAAGGCGCAGAGGGGACACCCCCGGGCTGTGGGGCAGAGGGGACACCCCCgggctgtggggcacaggggaccAAGGCGCAGAGGGGACACCCCCGGGCTGTGGGGCAGAGGGGACCAAGGCGCACCCCGCTCTCTGAGCAGCAGCCGGCACTCCCGAGGAAATAGAAGCAAAGTAGCGTGTGCCAAATTGACATCAACGTTTtatgaaataataaattatatttgaCTGAAGAAGGTGTATTCGAAACAGTgatgtggttttcttttcttttcttttcttttcttttcttttcttttcttttcttttcttttcttttcttttcttttcttttcttttcttttcttttcttttctggggtgtcacatttgctttgaaaaatacAGGATGCTTTTACCTTTATGGGCTTCAAAGGCATTAAAACTTGACACAAGTTTGTGGTTGGAGGCAGGGGGCAGCAGTAAAAATGGCATTGTATTTGGTAGCTGCTGAGAATCTTAGCTATTAATCATGTCTACAGTGTGTTTTCCAAGTATGTGTGTATGCATAtagaagaaatactgattttcATAGCCAATAATGGCTTATCTTCTTGAATGCCTGTGATGTAGACAATATCTGTCTAAAATACAAATATCTGTGCAGGTGCTGTTTCAGAAGTTTTAATTTGCAGTTCAATGAACCTAAGATCTCTTCCTATGCTGCAGAAACAATCAGCTATTGCAGTGTCTGAATTTGTACTTGGGATTAGTGTTCATTTGCTATTTGAACAAGAGGtagcaaaggaaaagaaaataaacaattcTAGAGGTAATAAGTTTTTAAGTGATCCCAAACCAGTAAGTTTCAAAGCATTCTACTAAAGTGAAAAATCAGAACAACTCTGGCTAATTTGGATTCGTTAAGGGAGGCGATACAATGTTTTTATGTAGCATAGCTGCAAGTAGGTGCTGCATAAAATGGAGCTAATGGTGGTGCTGCAGCACTTCTGTCCCTGGTAAAACTGTCTAGTGAAATAGAAGTATTTATGGGTAACACAGCCTAAGGACTGGCAGGGAAAGTGACAAACTGGTAGCTGTAAATTGGCAGTCATGAAAGGTACTCCTAACAGAAGTTGAATCTAATAAGAGAAATTATATGGTTAGTATCTTTAAAGGCAAAGAGGAGAGTTCTAGAAATTTGTCAGAAGAATTACAAATCAATATTACAGATGTGTATGTTGGCAAGCATTGTTGTCAAATACTTCTCTTCCATACCGAGAATAATATTTGTCTTTGGACTTTTTAATATTGCTGAAAGTTTTTGATACCCACGCAGAACATCAGTTGTCCATTTCAAAAGCTTCTTGCTGTATGAGGTTTGATAGCTACCCACTGAGTTTTCAGAGAATTGACAAAGGAAAGAACAGTTATTGAGTGCTGCTTATGGTTCTAGGGAA is a window encoding:
- the KLHL31 gene encoding kelch-like protein 31: MAPKKKNVKKNKADINETTIIVEDGPLSKLNGLNGLLEGGNGFSCISSEVSDPSYCPNLLEGLSKMRQENFLCDLTISTKTKSFSVHKVVMASSSEYFHNILKKDPSTQRVDLNDVSPVGLATVITYAYTGKLTLSLYTIGSIISTAIYLQIHTLTKMCCDFLVQEISVENCMYIANIAETYGLKTTKEAAHKFIKDNFIEFSETDQFLKLTFDQINELLADDDLQLPSEIVAFQIAIKWLEFDQKRVKFAANLLSNIRFGTISAQDLVNYVQTVPRMMQDADCHKLLVDAMNYHLLPYHQNTLQSRRTRIRGGFRVLVTVGGRPALTEKSLSRDILYRDPENGWKKLSEMPAKSFNQCVTVMDGFLYVAGGEDQNDARNQAKHAVSNFCRYDPRFNSWIHLANMNQRRTHFSLNVFNGLLFAVGGRNSEGCLSSVECYVPATNQWQMKAPLEVPRCCHASAVVDGQILVTGGYINNAYSRSVCMYDPSKDSWQDKASLSTPRGWHCAVSLLERVYVMGGSQLGGRAERVDVLPVERYSPYTGQWNYVAPLQTGVSTAGASTLNGKIYLVGGWNEIEKKYKKCIQCYNPDLNEWTEEDELPEATVGVSCCTISMPNTKTRESRASSVSSVPVSI